The Cellulophaga lytica DSM 7489 nucleotide sequence TTAAAATAGTTTTCAATAGGAGTTAACCAGTTAGGTGTAACTTCTACATCTGAATTAAGTAAGCAAAATATATCTTCTTTTACATTTGGTAACGCATCATTATACCCTTTTGCATAACCTCCATTGCTTGTGTTTTGTATAATTTTTACACCAGGAAAATTCTCTTTTACATAGCGTATAGATGTATCTGTAGAAGCATTGTCTGCTACATAAATTTTATGGTTGTTAGAGTGTTTTATAACTAATGGCAAAAAACGTTCTAATAGTTGTACGCCATTCCAGTTTAAAATAACAACAGCAATTTTAGGCATAATGTATATCTTACTTTATCTAAGTTCATTTACAAATTTAACGGTTAAAATCAGGAATATCACGTAAAAACGTATAATTATCTTCGGTACTATTTGTTTTGCAATAAAAATGATTTAATCCGTTAGTAACCATTAAATAATTTGCATCTAATTGCATATTGTAACGTGCAATTTGGTCAAAAGTAGCTTGTGTAATTGTTATTTCTGGAGCTTTACATTCTACCAAAATGTTAATGTTTCCATTTGGTTTAAAAACAACAACATCATATCTTTTTTTTAAGTCATTAATTACCAGTTGTTTTTCTACATTAATAAGGCTAATTGGGTATTTTTTTTGATGAATAAGATGATGTACCACATGTTGCCTAACCCATTCTTCAGGTTGTAAAACCACAAACTTTTTTCGTATTACATCAAAAATATAGACTTTATTTTCGCTATTTTTGAAACGGAAGTTGTGCGTGGAAAAATTTAGCTTCTGCATACTGCAAATTTGATGATTTTTTTTAAATGGACGAAGTAAAAAAACTAATCTCCGATATAAAAAACGGAAACGTAAAACCTATATATTTTTTAATGGGAGAGGAGTCTTACTATATAGATAAGATATCTGAATATATTGAAAAAACTGTGTTAACAGAAGAGGAGCGTGGTTTTAACCAAATGGTATTGTATGGTAAGGATGTAACTATAGATGACATTGTTTCTAATGCCAAGCGTTACCCAATGATGGCAGAAAAGCAAGTTGTAGTTGTAAAAGAAGCGCAACATTTATCTAGAACAATAGATAACTTAACAAGCTACGCTAACAACCCACAACTAACCACGGTACTGGTAATTTGTTATAAGTATGGTAAGTTAGATAAGCGTAAAAAATTGTATAAAGCTGTACAAAAAACTGGTGTTTTGTTTGAAAGTAAAAGTTTGTATGAAAACAAAGTCGCAGACTGGATAATGAAAGTGTTAAAAGGCAGTGGTTATACAATTACACCTGTTGCTGCACAGTTGCTTGTAGAGTATTTGGGTACCAGTTTAAGTAAAATTAATAACGAGTTAGAAAAGCTAAAAATAGTTATTACAAAAGATACGCAAATTACACCTGCAACCATAGAGGAACATATTGGTATTAGTAAGGATTTTAATAATTTTGAGCTTAAAAAGGCAATAGGCGAGCGTAATACTTTAAAAGCAGCGCGTATTATAAACTACTTTGCACAAAACCCAAAGGATAACCCGTTTGTGGTAACAGTAACCGTGTTGCATACTTATTTTACACAAATACTACAGTACCACGGATTAAAAGACCATTCTAAAAGCAATGTAGCTAAAGTGTTGGGTGTAAATCCATATTTTGTTAATGAATACCAAACAGCAGCCAGAAATTTTCCAATGAAAAAAGTTAGTGGAATAATATCTGCTTTACGAGATTTAGATTTAAAGGGGAAAGGTGTAGGTGCCTATAATATGTCTCAGGCAGACTTACTAAAAGAGCTTTTGGTAAAAGTTTTTTAATTATTTACCGTCTACACTAAATCTACCAGGACCTAAAAGAAATATAATCATAAAAAACAGAAGGTAAAGTACAGCCATTTCTTTTACACTAAAAGGATCTGCAGCGTGTTGTACAAATGCAGCAATTAACATTGTTACAGCAGCTGGTACAGCAAACCATCTTGTTTTGTACCCTAATATTATAAAAATTGGACATAAAACTTCACCAATTACCGCTAAAAATAAAGAAGGGCTAGCTCCTATACCAATTGGGTCTGGAAATTTTATTTCATCGCCACTAAAAAAGTTTTGTAATTTAGGTATTCCGTGTGTAAGCATCATTGCAGATGGCGCAATACGCAAAAGCGCCAATCCTATATTTGTCTTTATATTATCTCTCATTCTATTTGGCTCCGGGGATATAAATATCTATGTATTCCAAATTTAGAAATATTTTTTTAATACACGAAAAATAACAACTAATAAAAGAATAAAATTAGACAAAAAGTGTTATTTACAACAATTACCTAAGTTTTGGAAAACTGCTAGGATTAGCTTCATGCATTATATCGTATATTTTTTCAAATATATCTTCTGCATTTGGCTTAGAAAAATAGTCACCATCTGTTGCATATGCAGGTCTATGGGCATTAGCAGTTATTGCTTGTGGCATACTGTCTAAATACTTGTAAGCTCCTTGTTTTTCTGTTATTTCTTGTAGTAAATAAGCAGAGCATCCTCCTGGTACATCTTCATCAACAACTAGTAATCTGTTGGTTTTTTGCACACTTTTTACCACATCATGATTAATATCAAAAGGTAGTAAACTTTGAGCATCTATTACTTCTATATCTATTCCAACCTCTAACAATTCTTTTGCTACTTGTTGTACAATACGTAGTGTAGACCCATAAGATAATACGGTTATGTCTGTACCCTCTTTTACCGTTTCTACAACTCCAATAGGAGTACAGTGTTCTCCTAAGTTAGCTGGCTTATCTTCTTTTAATCTGTAGCCATTTAAGCACTCTATTACCAAAGCAGGCTCATCAGACTTTAATAAGGTGTTATAAAAACCTGCGGCTTTAACCATATTACGCGGTACAAGAATATGCATACCTCTTAACAGGTGTATAAAACCACCCATTTGTGATCCAGAATGCCATATACCTTCTAATCTGTGTCCTCTAGTTCTAATTATTAAAGGAGCTTTTTGTTTACCAACAGTACGGTATAGTAGTGTTGCTAAATCATCACTTAATGTTTGCAATGCATACATTAAATAATCTAAATATTGAATTTCTGCTATAGGTCTTAATCCTCTTAAAGCCATACCAATTCCTTGGCCAATAATAGTAGCTTCTCTAATACCAGTATCTGCAACTCTATGTTCTCCGTATTTAGCTTGTAAGCCCTCTAGTCCTTGATTTACATCTCCAATAGCACCAGCATCTTCACCAAATATTAAAGTGTTAGGGTTGTTCCCAAAAATGTGATCAAAATTATCTCTTAGTATTACTCTACCATCTACAGATTCTGGGTTTTCATCATAAACTGGTTTAACCTCTTCTATATTTGTAGCTTTGTTAGGTAAATTACTATATAAATGAGAGCTGTACTTAGGTTGCATTTCATTTAAATAGTTTGTAATCCAGTTTGTTAAAGCCTGTTTCTCAGGTGAGTTTTCACCAATTAAATAACGTAAAGCTTTTCTGGCACTAGATGCTAAATCTCTTTTAATTGGTTCTTCTATTGCAATTAAATCGTTTTTAATTTTTGCAATAAAATTTTTGTTAGGGCTTTTGCTAGCAGCATTATCTAAAACAACAACTAAAGCTTTTTTTTCTTCTTTATTAGGGTTAATAAATTCTGCCCAAGCTTCTTTTTTGGCAGTACGTACTTCCTTTTTAGTTTCTTTATCTATAGCGTTCAGTTCTTCTTCTGTAGCTATATTATTTTCTATAATCCACTCTTTAAAACGTTTGTTACAATCGTTTTCCTTTTCCCACTCTAGTCTTTCAGGAGATTTGTATCTTTCGTGTGAACCAGAAGTAGAGTGCCCTTGAGGCTGTGTTAATTCTTTTACGTGAATAAGTACAGGAACGTGTTCTGTTCTTGCAATTTCAGAAGCATTCTCGTAAGCGTGAATTAATGCGGTATAATCCCAGCCGTTAACTTTTATAATTTCATAACCCTTATTATTTTCATCTCTTTGAAAACCTTTAAGAATTTCAGAAATATTTTCTTTTGTAGTTTGGTGTCTTGCGTGTACAGAAATACCGTAAGCATCATCCCATACACTAATTACCATAGGTACTTGTAAAACACCAGCAGCATTTATAGTTTCAAAAAAGTGTCCTTCACTTGTGCTTGCATTACCAATTGTACCCCAAGCAACCTCATTACCGTTGTTAGAGAAGTTTGTAGTGTCTATGCCAGAAACATTTCTGTAAATTTTAGACGCTTGTGCCAAACCTAATAACCTAGGCATTTGCCCAGCAGTAGGAGAAATATCTGGACTACTATTTTTTTGTTCTGTTAAGTTTTTCCAACTACCATCTTCGTTTAAACTATGTGTACCAAAATGACCACCCATTTGTCTACCGGCACTCATAGGGTCTTTGGTAATATCTGTGGTAGCATATAAACCATGAAAAAACTGCTTAGCGTTTAATAAACCTAAAGCCATCATAAAAGTTTGGTCTCTATAGTACCCACTTCTAAAATCGCCGTTTTTAAAAGAACGTGCCATTGCTAATTGTGGAAGCTCTTTACCGTCACCAAATATTCCAAATTTAGCTTTACCAGTTAAGACTTCTCGTCTCCCTAACAAGCTGCACTCCCTACTTAATACGGCTATTTCATAATCTTTAATGATTTGCGATTTAAAATCGTCGAAAGAAATATCGTCTTTTGTTTGTGGTTTTACGCTCATAGCTTACGAAGTTATATTTCTGCAAAAGTACCAAATTTGATTGGTTTTTGCAATAGCTATTAGCGATATGTTATTGAATATTTATCAAAATAAGGTGTAATTGGGTGTTTTAAATTATGAAATACTTAAAATATTTACCTTAAAATGACAATTTGCTATTTAATTAAAACCATTTTCTTGTAAATAACCCAGTTAGGGACTTTGGGCTTAAAGTAACAATAAAACGTATTTTTTCTCCGTAATTTGGTTGAGACACTTCCCATCCATTATTAGAATACATAGGAAAAAATAGCTCAAAATAATCTGTTACTAAGTTTAAACGTATACCAGCATCATACACAAAGCGTGCTTTAGAGCCTTTGTTTTTTAAGTAGCCAATATCTCCGTAAGCTTCTATCCACCTATAAATATTGGTACTTGCGTTTGTAGTAGCTATCCAATCATTAGCAAAGGGGTTATCTAATTTAGATTTAAATCCTCCTTCTGCAATAATTATTTGTTGGCTATAAATACCAGAAGATGCTGATCTACCTAAATAAGAGTAATCAAACAAATAATCTGTAGGTCTGTCTAATGCATAACTAAAATAGTCATCATCAGTTTTATTGTTTATAAACTTACCAGCAAAAAACCTTAAATTAAATTGTCTGTTATTTTGAAAAAGTTTGCGATATTCTAAGTCAAAAGAAAGTTTAGAAAATTTGCCTGCATATTGTGCATCTACAAACCAAGATAAATAATTTATTAAGTCGTTATTTGTATCTCTAAATCTTGCATTTAAAACACTATAATCTGGCTCTAGCTCATTAGCTTCTACAAAAGTTGGGTCAAAATCACGAAATACATTTATATAGCGTACAAAAAGACTTTGACCTCTGTTAGATCTTAGGTCTTTTGGTCTCCACGCTAGTCCAAAAGAAGGAGTAATGGTAGAGTATCTAGAGTTTTTTTGAAAATGAAATGTAGAAAAGCTTAAAGAGTATGTACTTAAAAATAAGTTTTTATTTTTATGCTGATCTCTAATTGTAAAGTTTCCAGAACCAACAAAAGCATTTTCCTTTGTTGCATAACCTGGGTTTAGTGCAAATACAAATGGCCTATCTAGTAACGTTTTGTTGTGCAGTTTTAAAATAGGTGTAAAGCCATCATAAGCATTAAACCTCATTTCTGGATTGTAAAATATTTGGTTATAGTATGGGTTTTCTGCATCTTTAAAAAACTGTAATCTTAACTTTTTGTTACTAGCTAAAAAGCCTTTTAGAGATTTCCAGTTGTCTCTTTGGTTGTACTCTGGTATTTTTTTATCGTAGTTTAATACCAACTTATCTTCTCCGTTTCTTGGTATAGTTACGTTTTTTTGAGTTACTACATTAGATACCCAATATTTAGATACTATAGAATCATTTTTTAAACCAAATAAGGAAATAGGAAGATTTGTAGATGTTTTATTTTTAATTGTAACAGTTAGTGAGTCTTCAGTTTTTTCAATTTTTTTAATTTTAAAATCTATTCTATCATTGGTAGATATAAACTCATTAAAAAACCAATTTATATCTTTATTGGTAGATTTTTTTAAAATATTTTCAAAATCATTAGTAGTAACTTTTTGTTGGTTGTATTTTTTGTAAAATTCCTTAATACTTCCTTTTACATTATTATAACCAATATATTCTGATAAATAGGTGAGTCCTAAGCCAGATTTATAACTGTTTGCTATTCGTTGATTAAATTTTATTAAAGAATCGTTAGATGCTGTTAATGGTTGATCTAGATTTTTTCTGCTGGTAAGCATAGACATTAAGGCGTACTGATCATTAAAATCATACTTAGAAATTTCAAAACTTCTAACTCCCCATATTTTTGAAAACTTACCCAGTAATTTTTGACCATTGTAAAACTCATCTACATACGTAATCATTAAATAATTAACTATAGCATCTGTAACCCATTTTTCTTTTCTGGGGTTTAAATATACACTCTCATTTAAAATTTTATAAAGTGTAGTTTTTAATAGTTTTAGTTCATAACTAAAGGCTTCTGAGTAAGGAACTATAAAAGAAGGTAGTTGGTTAATGCCGTATAATGGGTTCTTTTTATAATCTAACTCACTTACTAATATTTTCTTATGTGGGTATTCTCCTAAATTATCTTTTATATATTTGGCAACTTTATTAATAGAAATTCCTTGTAAAATTTCGGGGTATTTTGAAGCTTTAAAATCGGTTTCTATTGTAAGGTCTGGAGTAATATGGGTAATAAATTCTTTTTGATTACTTAGAATTACTTCGGCACTTTTTCTGTTTTCTCCATCAATAACTATTGTTTTATTCCCGTTTAAACTGTATTCATTAGTTTTATTAAGGTTTGTAGTAACGTAATAGTCTTTATTTATAGTTAAGTAGAGTTTGGTTGTTGTAGCATCTGTTTGTAAGTCCTCTAGGTTTTTGTTAGAGTAAAGGTTCCATTTGCCATTGTAGGTTGCAGGTGTTAAATACCAGTCTTTTAGGTAGTAAGTACTATCATTACTATAACCAAAATTAGTGTATTTGTTTGGTGGTAACTGTACTTTGTAATTTATTTTTAGTGTTAAGGTAGTATCTGGAGCTAGTGGTTTATTAAGTATAAACATCACTATGTCTTTACTTTTTGTATGTTTGTTAGCAAGTGTGTTACCTTTATTGTCCTTGGCTTTAATAATATTTGTGTAGCCTCTTTCTTTAGGTTTTGCTAAATGTAAACTTTTTTTAAATTCTTCAGAAAAACGTTTTGCTAAAGCTGTTTTTTTGCTAGAATAGGCGTTAGGCCAATCGTTAAAATATAAAACCTCTAATGTATCTTTTGATGTGTTTTTATAGTTAAACTCTTGCTGAATAGAAATTTCATGACAAGATGTATCTAAAAAAGCATTTATAATAGTTTTGTGTTGCGCACGTAATTGTACACAGTTTAGGAAAAGTATTCCTATAACTGTGTATATTACATTTTTCTTTATTTTAAATGCTGTCATACTTTAATTAGAAGTTAGGACTAAGATCATGTCCTTTGTAGAAGGCATCAATTATTTCTACAACTTCGTCTGCAGTATCTACTATTTTAATAAGATCTAAATCTGAAGCACTAATATTACCCTCACCAAGCATTGTTTCTTTAACCCAATCAATTAAACCAGTCCAGAAGCTAGTACCAACAAGTATAATTGGGAATTTTCCAATTTTGTTAGTTTGTATTAGTGTAATGGCTTCAAAAAGTTCATCTAAAGTTCCAAATCCGCCAGGCATTACAACAAAACCTTGAGAATATTTTACAAACATTACTTTTCTAACAAAAAAGTAGTCAAAGTTTATGCTTTTGTCATGGTCTATATATGGATTGTCATGCTGTTCAAAAGGCAATTCTATATTTAAACCAACAGATGTGCCACCTGCTAAGTGAGCACCTTTATTACCAGCTTCCATAATACCTGGTCCGCCACCAGTAATAACACCGTAACCAGCTTCTGCAATACTTTTTGCTACGTCTACAGCTAGTTCATAATATTTAGACCCCTCTTTTGTACGTGCAGACCCAAATACAGAAACACAAGGTCCAATGGCACTCATTTTTTCAAATCCGTGTACAAATTCTCCCATTATTTTAAAAAGTGCCCAAGAGTCGTTAGTTTTTATCTCGTTCCAGCCTTTAGGGTGTTTTTCTCTTCTCATTTTATTCTATTTTATTAGCAGCAAACGTTATTCTGTTTGCAATATTTTTAATGTTATAATTCTTTTTTAAGAAACTTTGCAGTGTAACTTTTTTTATCCTTAATAATTTCTTCTGGTGTTCCTTTTGCTACCAATTTTCCTCCGCCACGGCCACCTTCATAACCAATATCTATAATATAATCTACCATTTTAATTACATCCATATTGTGTTCAATAACTAAAACTGTATTTCCTTTGTCTACTAATTTGTTTAAAACTTCCATTAGTACACGAATATCTTCAAAATGCAATCCTGTTGTAGGCTCATCTAAAATATAAAAAGTATTACCTGTATCTCTTTTAGATAATTCTGTAGCTAACTTAATACGTTGTGCTTCACCACCAGATAATGTAGTAGATTGTTGGCCAAGAGAAATGTATCCTAAACCTACATCTTGTATGGTTTTTAATTTGCGATTAATTTTTGGGATGTTTTCAAAAAAAGTAACAGCTTCATTAATTGTCATTTCTAATACATCTGCAATAGATTTTCCTTTGTATCTAATTTCTAAGGTTTCTCTATTAAAACGTTTGCCATTACAGGTTTCACAATCTACGTAAACATCTGGTAAAAAGTTCATTTCTATAACGCGTAGACCTCCACCTTGACAAGTCTCACACCTTCCGCCAGTAACATTAAAACTAAAACGACCTGGTTTGTAGCCTCTAATTGCTGCTTCTTGTGTTTTAGCAAATAAGGCTCGTATTTCTCCAAAAACACCTGTATATGTTGCTGGGTTAGAACGTGGAGTTCTGCCAATTGGTGATTGGTTAATATCTATTACTTTATCTATATGCTCTAAGCCTGTAATTTTTTTATACGGCATTGGTTTTTTAACACCGTTAAAATAGTAAGCATTTAAAATAGGGTAGAGGGTTTCATTAATTAAGGTAGATTTTCCACTGCCTGAAACTCCTGTTACTCCAATCATTTGACCTAGAGGAAATTCTACTGAAACATTTTTTAAATTGTTACCTGTACAACCCGTAAGTTTTATTTTTTTACCATTTCCTTTTCTTCGTTTTTTAGGAACGGAAATTTCTCTCTTACCTGTAATATAATCAGCAGTAAGTGTATTGTAATTTTTTAAATCTTCAGGTTTACCTTCAGAAATTATTTGTCCGCCGTGCTTGCCCGCTTTTGGTCCAATATCTATAACGTGGTCTGCACGCTCTATCATATCTTTGTCATGTTCTACTACAATAACAGAGTTTCCTATATCTCTTAAAGCCTCTAAAGATGCTATTAAACGCTCGTTGTCTCTTTGGTGTAACCCAATACTTGGTTCATCTAAAATATATAAAACACCTACTAGTTGAGATCCTATTTGTGTGGCTAAACGTATACGTTGTGCCTCACCACCAGATAAAGATTTAGAGCTTCTGTTTAATGATAAATAGTCTAAACCAACATTTAGTAAAAATTGTAGCCTAGTTTTTATTTCTTTAATGACTTCTTCAGCAATTTTAAGTTGATTTTTAGTGAGCTTTTTATCAACCTTACTAAAAAACTCTGCCAAGTCAACAATATCCATTGTTGCTAAATCTGCAATATTTTTATCATCAAATTTAAAATATAAAGATGCTTTTTGCAGTCTAGAGCCTTCACAAGTAGGACAAACAACTTTGTCCATAAACTCTTTAGCCCAACGTTTAATAGGAGCAGAGTTAGCCTCGTTATATTGGCTTTCAATAAAATTAGAAATACCCTCGTATTCAATTTTATAGTTTCGTTTTATGCCTAGTGTTTTAGAATCTACCTCAAAACTTTCATTACCACCATTTAAAATAACTTCTATAGCCTCTTCTGGTATTTTAGAAATAGGATCTGTTAATTTAAAATTGTAACGCTGAGCAATAACATCTAACTGTTTAAAAGCCCAAGAATTTTTAAACTTACCTAATGGAGCAATACCACCATCCTTAATAGATAACTTAGTATCTGGAAAAATTTTAGATGTATTAACTTGGTATTTATGACCCAAGCCATTACAGCTAGGGCACATACCCTTTGGTGAGTTAAAAGAAAATGTATTTGGTTCTGGTTTTGGGTAAGATATACCTGTGGTAGGGCACATTAAATCTCTACTAAAATAGCGAGGTTCTTTTTTACCTTCTTCCAAAATCATTAATACATTATCACCACTATACATTGCTGTATTTATGGTTTCTGTAATACGTTTATCTAGGTCTGCGTTGTCTGATATTTTTAACCTGTCTATAACAATCTCTATATCATGTACTTTGTAACGATCTAATTTTAAACCTTTAACAATGTCTACAATTTCGCCGTCTACTCTTACTTTTACAAATCCTTGTTTAGCAATTTGCTCAAACAACTCACGGTAATGACCTTTTCTAGATTTAATAACAGGAGCAAGAACGTTTATTTTTTTGTCTTTAAAATCGTTTATAATAAGCTCCTTTATTTGAGCATCACTATAACTAACCATTTTTTCTCCTGTGTTGTAACTATGTGCATCTGCTGCACGAGCAAAAAGGAGTCTTAAAAAGTCATATATTTCGGTAATTGTACCTACTGTAGATCGTGGAGACTTTGACGTTGTCTTTTGCTCTATGGCAATTACTGGCGATAATCCATCTATTTTATCCACATCTGGACGCTCTAAACCACCTAAAAACTGACGAGCATAGGCAGAAAAAGTTTCTATATACCTACGTTGGCCTTCTGCATAAATAGTGTCAAAAGCTAATGAAGACTTACCACTACCAGACAGGCCTGTAATAACAACAAGCTTTTCTCTAGGTATGGTAACGTCTATATTTTTAAGGTTGTGCACACGTGCACCTTTTACCTCTATGTTTTCTTCGTATGTAATCATTTACTAATTTGGCAAAGTTGCTAAGTTACGATTTTGGATTTTAATTTAATAATTGCGTCTATTTAGTTTTTGTTAATTAGTACTGTAATTATATTTTAGCAGCATTAACTAAAAAAATACAACAATGCAATTATTAGGAATAGGCTCTAGAATACAACATAATGAATTAGGAAAAGGCGTGGTAACCAATGTTACAAGTAAACATTATTGGGTTACTTTTATAGAGAATGGTTTAGAAACTATAGATATAGATTCTGATTTTGAGGTTATTGAAGCTGTAGAGGATGAAGTAGACAGTGTTAGTTTTTCTGATGTAGAAAACTCTTTAATAACAATATTAAGAAAATGGAGTGATGCATCTAGCATAACGCCAATTGCAGATAAATGGAAAAAAGGAACGCTTGTATTAGAGCCAGGAGATGGCAAATCATCAAATAAGGAAATACCAATTGATACTTTTTTTCATAAAATAGTTATGGTGCGTGACAGAATTAGAGTAATGGAGCAAAAAATTAATGCTAGTAAAAACCTTGTAGATCAAGAAAAAGTAGATTTACAACAATATATTACGCGTATTTACGGTAGTTTTACTTCTTTTAATGTGTTATTTAAAAGTAAAGAAGATCAATTTGTAGGTGAGCGTAGTAAATAGAGAATTAATATAGAAAAAATAAAAGCCCAAACTAAAACATAGTTTGGGCTTTTAATCTGTTAATCTGCTAATTTTAAATTAGTTATTCTTTTTCGAAGAAATATTCGTAAATATCTATTTCTACACCATCATAAGAATCAGATTCTGTAATTTTTAAAGTAGAATTAGAAATATCTAAAGGACCATCTAGGCCTAAATCACCAAATTCGTATGTTTCAGATTCTATTTCATCACCATAATCAAACACATCAGAAAAAATAACTAAAGTAAGTCTGTTTTCCTCCTCATTGTATGCCCACTTACCTGTAGATTTATACGTGAAATCTGATTCTTTATAGATAACCTCGCAAGCAGCTTCACTTTCTTGATAGTTTAAGTATTTCTCAGCTTGAGAAGTATTTAATTCGTAAGTTCCATCATTGTTAAATTTTAGCTGAATAGAGTTTAATATATCACACTCATCAACAGAATATTCTTCGTTACAGATGTTGTTAGTAAAAGATTCACAATCTTCCTCGGTAACTTTTATTTCTCTTCCGTTTTCAATTTGTTTTGTGTAGTTCCAAGTACCAACTAAATCACTATTACCTCCCCAGGCTTCAACGGTTACACAAACCTCTGTAGGTTCACTAATATTACCTTCACCATCATACAAACAAATAACATAACAGAAAGTACCTGCTGTAACAGTTTCAGCTAAGTTTACTTCAATAATAGCATCGTTTTCTTTACCTGCAGATTTTCCTTTTAAAAAGCCTCTACTTTTTTTAGTTTGTTCGCCTTTACCAGAAACATAAATCTCAGATCTAGGAACATCAAAATAAGAATCTGCCGTTCCGTTTTCATCCTTTAATTGTATGTAAACGCCAGTATAATTTGATGCGGAATTAAATTCAATTTCAAATCCGTTTTTCTGAAAAGCAGATTGTTTGCTGTAATCCATAGTAAACTCTAAACCACCTGTAGGAGTTAGGGTTCCTGTTTTTTTAGTAGCTCCTTCTATAATAAGTGCAGAACTTACGCTGTTTATTTCTAAAGGTTCATCTTCCTGAGCATTAATTTCTGCATCATTATTTTTAGAAGATGAGTCATCATCAGATGAACAAGAGAAAAAATTTAGTGCTAAAAAGCACACAATCATAATGTTAATTTTTTTCATTATAAAAATTGATTAAGGTTATAAGTTAGATAAACGAATGTAGTACTAATTTAGTATTTATACGTAAGGTATTTCGTATATTTTAAGTAGTGTAAGTGTATAAATAAAAAAGCCCAAACTAAAATATAGTTTGGGCTTTTAATCTGTTAATGTATTGATTTTAAATTAGTTATTCTTTTTCAAAATAGTACTCATAAATATCATCTTCTAAACCAACATTTTCAAATAATTCTTTTATTATTAATGAAGATCCAGAAACTGTAGCTTCTCCTTCAATATCTAATGCACCATTCTCGTAAACATAAGATTCTTCTTCGTTATTATAAGTTTCTGTTTCAGAAAAAGCAACTAAAGTAAGCTGGTTCTCTTCCTCATTGTACGCCCATTTTCCAGATGTATCTGAAGAAGATTCATCATTGTTATAAATAACTTCACAAGCTTCATCACTATCTATCCAATTTATATTTTTATCAGAAAATGAATTATTATATGTAAATGTTCCATCACTATTAAATTTTATTTTTAAAAAATTTATGGTAGAACATTCGTCAACAATTACTTCTTCATTACATAAAGTATAGTCAAAAGTAAAACAATCCTCTTCATTCACTTTTACTTCATCACCATCCGAAATTTCTTTTGTAAAGTTCCAAGTACCAACTAAATCACTATTACCACCCCAAGCTTCAACTGTTACACAAATCTCTGTAGGTTCACTAATGTTACCCTCACCATCATACAAACAAATAACATAACAAAAAGTAC carries:
- a CDS encoding type I restriction enzyme HsdR N-terminal domain-containing protein, coding for MQKLNFSTHNFRFKNSENKVYIFDVIRKKFVVLQPEEWVRQHVVHHLIHQKKYPISLINVEKQLVINDLKKRYDVVVFKPNGNINILVECKAPEITITQATFDQIARYNMQLDANYLMVTNGLNHFYCKTNSTEDNYTFLRDIPDFNR
- a CDS encoding alpha-ketoacid dehydrogenase subunit alpha/beta, with the translated sequence MSVKPQTKDDISFDDFKSQIIKDYEIAVLSRECSLLGRREVLTGKAKFGIFGDGKELPQLAMARSFKNGDFRSGYYRDQTFMMALGLLNAKQFFHGLYATTDITKDPMSAGRQMGGHFGTHSLNEDGSWKNLTEQKNSSPDISPTAGQMPRLLGLAQASKIYRNVSGIDTTNFSNNGNEVAWGTIGNASTSEGHFFETINAAGVLQVPMVISVWDDAYGISVHARHQTTKENISEILKGFQRDENNKGYEIIKVNGWDYTALIHAYENASEIARTEHVPVLIHVKELTQPQGHSTSGSHERYKSPERLEWEKENDCNKRFKEWIIENNIATEEELNAIDKETKKEVRTAKKEAWAEFINPNKEEKKALVVVLDNAASKSPNKNFIAKIKNDLIAIEEPIKRDLASSARKALRYLIGENSPEKQALTNWITNYLNEMQPKYSSHLYSNLPNKATNIEEVKPVYDENPESVDGRVILRDNFDHIFGNNPNTLIFGEDAGAIGDVNQGLEGLQAKYGEHRVADTGIREATIIGQGIGMALRGLRPIAEIQYLDYLMYALQTLSDDLATLLYRTVGKQKAPLIIRTRGHRLEGIWHSGSQMGGFIHLLRGMHILVPRNMVKAAGFYNTLLKSDEPALVIECLNGYRLKEDKPANLGEHCTPIGVVETVKEGTDITVLSYGSTLRIVQQVAKELLEVGIDIEVIDAQSLLPFDINHDVVKSVQKTNRLLVVDEDVPGGCSAYLLQEITEKQGAYKYLDSMPQAITANAHRPAYATDGDYFSKPNAEDIFEKIYDIMHEANPSSFPKLR
- a CDS encoding DoxX family protein → MRDNIKTNIGLALLRIAPSAMMLTHGIPKLQNFFSGDEIKFPDPIGIGASPSLFLAVIGEVLCPIFIILGYKTRWFAVPAAVTMLIAAFVQHAADPFSVKEMAVLYLLFFMIIFLLGPGRFSVDGK
- the holA gene encoding DNA polymerase III subunit delta; this translates as MDEVKKLISDIKNGNVKPIYFLMGEESYYIDKISEYIEKTVLTEEERGFNQMVLYGKDVTIDDIVSNAKRYPMMAEKQVVVVKEAQHLSRTIDNLTSYANNPQLTTVLVICYKYGKLDKRKKLYKAVQKTGVLFESKSLYENKVADWIMKVLKGSGYTITPVAAQLLVEYLGTSLSKINNELEKLKIVITKDTQITPATIEEHIGISKDFNNFELKKAIGERNTLKAARIINYFAQNPKDNPFVVTVTVLHTYFTQILQYHGLKDHSKSNVAKVLGVNPYFVNEYQTAARNFPMKKVSGIISALRDLDLKGKGVGAYNMSQADLLKELLVKVF